One Candidatus Korarchaeum sp. genomic region harbors:
- a CDS encoding DUF2110 family protein: MISLVREFYIQERISKGIRVDHVLEELGWEIMQKLSGMEIESVDLDVENGWVKVKVSGSDEGIAENLICRVYGRLKRAADLRPMEVFKGFITDLGGVGYGVYFKAFLDEKDGLYPLYEMRRQLVDGRKLSVRTIAKLYGLVDDLSLEIRLMKYDENGIYVSISHRQVRTLKNFIRKGRDILFIVRATPRQVRRALLKTGHSRDVSLVRNSFLSFTLVCKPDTQARGLIPRLGPYLPGARLSAIHSNQFNELLSTTF, encoded by the coding sequence ATGATAAGCTTGGTTAGGGAGTTCTACATTCAGGAGAGGATTTCCAAGGGGATTAGGGTGGATCATGTCTTAGAAGAGCTTGGATGGGAGATAATGCAGAAGTTGAGTGGTATGGAGATAGAGTCGGTGGATCTGGATGTGGAGAACGGTTGGGTTAAGGTCAAGGTGAGTGGGAGCGATGAGGGGATCGCTGAAAACTTGATCTGTAGAGTCTACGGGAGGCTTAAGAGGGCCGCTGACTTGAGACCCATGGAGGTTTTCAAGGGGTTCATCACGGATCTGGGCGGAGTCGGATATGGGGTCTACTTTAAAGCCTTTCTCGATGAGAAGGACGGACTTTATCCGCTCTACGAAATGAGGAGGCAGTTGGTGGATGGAAGAAAGCTATCAGTAAGGACGATAGCTAAGTTATACGGCCTTGTAGACGATCTATCCCTGGAGATTCGCTTAATGAAGTATGATGAGAACGGTATATACGTCTCAATATCCCACAGACAGGTCCGAACTCTGAAGAACTTCATCAGAAAGGGTAGGGATATACTCTTCATCGTTAGAGCAACCCCGAGGCAGGTGAGAAGGGCTTTACTCAAGACAGGTCACTCTAGGGATGTATCTCTGGTCAGGAACTCCTTCCTCTCCTTCACGTTAGTGTGCAAGCCTGACACTCAAGCGAGAGGACTCATACCCAGATTGGGTCCTTACCTCCCAGGTGCTAGGCTCTCCGCCATCCACTCGAACCAGTTCAACGAGCTCTTAAGCACAACTTTTTAA
- a CDS encoding HIT domain-containing protein, whose protein sequence is MSLRRLWAVWRMPYIKLLASEGEKECIFCTLPREGRDRDNLILHRSNLSFIILNKYPYNPGHLMVAPYRHVANLDELEDEELMDVMELLRLSVRILRRAMGPDGFNIGMNIGRAAGAGFEGHIHIHVVPRWVGDANFMPILGNTKVISEALSNTYDELKKVLNGMGGTK, encoded by the coding sequence TTGAGCTTAAGGAGGCTGTGGGCAGTCTGGAGGATGCCCTACATAAAGCTACTGGCGAGCGAGGGTGAGAAGGAGTGCATCTTCTGCACCCTCCCTAGGGAGGGTAGGGATAGGGATAACCTGATACTCCACAGATCAAACCTCTCGTTCATCATCCTCAACAAGTACCCTTACAACCCGGGTCACCTCATGGTCGCTCCATATAGGCATGTAGCTAACTTAGATGAGCTGGAGGACGAGGAGCTCATGGACGTGATGGAGCTCCTCAGGCTTTCCGTTAGGATCCTCAGGAGGGCGATGGGTCCTGATGGTTTCAACATAGGTATGAATATCGGTAGAGCTGCTGGTGCTGGCTTCGAGGGACATATACATATACACGTCGTCCCTAGGTGGGTGGGAGATGCCAACTTCATGCCGATACTCGGCAATACGAAGGTTATCAGTGAGGCGTTATCTAACACTTACGATGAGCTGAAGAAAGTGCTGAACGGCATGGGGGGAACTAAGTAA
- a CDS encoding TGS domain-containing protein, translated as MPTNLPPEAQAKWEEYSKAKTPEEKLQKLKEFYSLIPKHKGTEKMEKFIKRRISELKEEIERKRYAKKSKGVSLMVEKRGAAQLVLIGFTNSGRSTLLARLTNAKPEISPNPFTTMKPIEGMMDFRGAQIQIVEAPPLILEAQGGPTNLAIALAKNSDVLGITVSSLEEPVESLARIFSFLESREISFERPAGRVRIKRSRAAPTLIIINKGRLLDCSEREVRELLLQFGIDRAWVEIEGSVKLDDVEEAIFGEKSYKPAIIFLTKSDILEDLDLIYEVREKYGNKVIGVVASPTQLPSRDELGEMILKELGLIRVFTRSRSEKLPSDRAVILPRNSSVMDLAEFIHESFKERFKYAKVWADRLPYSPMKVGSDFLLEDGDVVEIVVS; from the coding sequence ATGCCGACTAACCTCCCACCTGAGGCTCAGGCTAAGTGGGAGGAGTACTCTAAAGCGAAGACGCCTGAGGAGAAGCTTCAGAAGCTCAAGGAGTTCTATTCGCTGATACCTAAACACAAGGGAACTGAGAAGATGGAGAAGTTCATTAAGAGGAGGATATCTGAGCTTAAAGAGGAGATAGAGAGAAAGAGATATGCTAAGAAATCTAAGGGAGTCTCCTTGATGGTTGAGAAGAGAGGAGCAGCTCAATTAGTACTTATAGGATTCACGAACTCAGGAAGAAGCACTTTACTAGCGAGACTAACGAACGCTAAGCCTGAGATATCCCCAAATCCCTTCACCACGATGAAGCCTATTGAGGGGATGATGGACTTCCGAGGGGCGCAGATACAGATAGTAGAAGCCCCACCCTTGATACTAGAAGCTCAAGGTGGTCCTACAAATCTAGCTATCGCTCTAGCGAAGAACTCGGATGTCTTGGGGATAACCGTGAGCTCATTGGAGGAACCCGTCGAGTCACTGGCGAGGATATTCAGCTTCCTGGAGTCCAGGGAGATATCGTTCGAGAGGCCCGCTGGGAGGGTCAGGATAAAGAGGAGCAGAGCAGCCCCTACCCTAATAATAATAAACAAGGGAAGACTCTTAGACTGCTCCGAGAGGGAAGTGAGGGAACTACTGCTACAGTTTGGGATAGACAGGGCCTGGGTTGAGATAGAGGGATCGGTCAAATTGGATGATGTTGAGGAAGCTATATTCGGGGAGAAGAGCTATAAACCAGCTATAATCTTCCTCACGAAATCGGACATCCTTGAGGATCTCGATCTAATCTACGAGGTGAGGGAGAAGTACGGAAACAAGGTGATAGGGGTAGTAGCATCTCCAACTCAGCTCCCCTCAAGGGATGAGCTGGGCGAGATGATCCTCAAGGAGCTTGGACTCATAAGGGTGTTCACGAGATCTAGGAGCGAGAAGCTACCATCAGACAGGGCGGTTATATTGCCTAGGAACTCTAGCGTGATGGATTTAGCTGAGTTCATACACGAATCTTTCAAGGAGAGGTTCAAGTACGCTAAGGTCTGGGCCGACAGACTCCCCTACTCACCTATGAAGGTGGGATCGGATTTCCTCTTAGAGGATGGGGACGTAGTGGAGATCGTGGTGAGTTGA
- a CDS encoding ferredoxin, giving the protein MPKYVIEQDRESCIADGVCASLCPDNWIIEDDGLASPVKKELDDLGCNMEAAQACPVNIIHIYEVQPDGSKKQLI; this is encoded by the coding sequence ATGCCTAAGTACGTAATCGAGCAGGATAGGGAGAGCTGCATAGCGGATGGTGTCTGCGCATCCCTCTGCCCGGACAACTGGATAATAGAGGACGATGGGCTAGCATCACCCGTTAAGAAGGAACTAGATGACCTAGGTTGCAATATGGAGGCTGCTCAAGCGTGCCCGGTCAACATAATCCACATATACGAGGTCCAGCCGGATGGTTCTAAGAAGCAACTCATCTAA
- a CDS encoding MogA/MoaB family molybdenum cofactor biosynthesis protein, producing MGVPEEHRRGAPSELSYSIFIVSTSRSIDSGKEDITGKLAIELVERSGNHVIRKEVIPDDREAIRRSLVRAAEDSDVIIFCGGTGLSPSDVTPETIRPLLDKELPGFGEIFRWLSYSRIGSPAIASRATGGVHSGSLVFLLPGSPEAVELALEKLIIPESPHLIAIARGKR from the coding sequence ATGGGGGTCCCAGAGGAGCACAGGAGAGGAGCTCCTTCCGAGCTCAGTTACTCCATATTCATCGTCAGCACTTCAAGATCGATCGACAGTGGTAAGGAAGATATCACCGGTAAGCTGGCTATCGAGCTCGTAGAGAGATCTGGAAACCATGTGATCAGGAAGGAGGTGATCCCGGATGATAGGGAGGCCATCAGAAGATCACTCGTTAGAGCAGCGGAGGACTCCGATGTCATAATATTCTGCGGCGGGACCGGATTGAGTCCATCGGATGTCACCCCTGAAACGATAAGACCCCTACTGGACAAGGAACTCCCCGGGTTCGGGGAGATATTCAGGTGGCTCAGTTACTCGAGGATAGGAAGCCCGGCTATAGCTAGCAGAGCGACGGGAGGGGTTCACTCAGGATCCCTCGTGTTCCTCCTTCCCGGATCTCCTGAGGCCGTTGAACTTGCTTTAGAGAAGCTCATAATACCGGAGTCGCCTCATCTAATCGCTATAGCTAGAGGAAAGAGGTGA
- a CDS encoding nascent polypeptide-associated complex protein: MRRIKPRDIDKMMRSMGIHVESVEATEVLIKLSSGDSIVIRDPQVSLMRVGGEEVYQVMGRSERVGSSAIEHPYSPSEDDISLVASQAGVDFETARRALIETRGDLAEAIVRLKEGRS; this comes from the coding sequence ATGAGGAGGATAAAGCCCAGGGATATTGATAAGATGATGAGGAGCATGGGGATCCATGTTGAGAGCGTAGAAGCGACCGAGGTACTGATAAAACTGAGTTCAGGGGACTCAATAGTGATAAGGGACCCCCAGGTCTCCCTGATGAGGGTAGGTGGTGAGGAGGTCTACCAGGTCATGGGGAGATCCGAGAGAGTGGGCAGTTCAGCTATCGAACACCCCTACTCACCCTCTGAGGACGACATCAGCCTGGTAGCCTCACAGGCGGGAGTCGACTTCGAGACCGCCAGGAGGGCCCTCATCGAGACGCGTGGCGATCTAGCTGAGGCAATCGTGAGGTTGAAGGAGGGTAGATCTTGA
- a CDS encoding molybdopterin biosynthesis protein, with the protein MRKVFRELKGLDEVKELVMKYERPRRIERVLIWNALGRVIAEDVVSSVDVPSFDRATVDGYAVRAEDTFWADEDNPVELKVVGGASAGHPFLGEVRRGEAVEVATGAPIPRGANAVVREEFTSRRGDGIIVRRAVSPSENVQGAGSDIRIGETLVYRGTVLSPRELGVLAAAGIREVSVLAKPRVGIFSTGDEIVQPGERLEYGKIYDVNSSTLFSSVIEDGGDPVFLGILPDDYESIKRALSESLIENDLLLISGSTSVGAGDVMYRVLEELGPPGVLVHGIAIHPGKPTVIAEARGKLIIGLPGYPTSCLTVYREVVSPLIRRWSRKPSGAEGEVIAKAAERIHGERGRRDLMPVHVVKDEELLVFPVPTGSEAISTLSRADGYIVMDELREIVEEGEEVRVKLFVDRIADLSVIGSHCLGLEAILAELRDRGSSVKFVPVGSYGGFRAVARGEADISGVHALDPETMKYNVPFLRRFSLEGKALLLRGYERVQGLIVKKGNPKGIRGIRDLIERDDVILMNRNRGSGTRILLDYLLRREAESLGMSFEEVTSNILGYWSEAKSHNAVAAAVKNGVADVGIGIEVVARLYDLDFIPLVEENYDFLVRRASLRKKAVEDFLEVLKDPEIRRRINSISGLRAHEDMGSPLT; encoded by the coding sequence TTGAGAAAGGTCTTCAGAGAGCTGAAAGGACTTGATGAAGTTAAGGAGCTCGTGATGAAGTACGAGAGACCAAGGAGAATTGAAAGGGTCCTTATCTGGAATGCACTAGGGAGAGTAATAGCGGAGGACGTTGTCTCGAGCGTAGACGTGCCTAGCTTCGATAGAGCCACGGTAGATGGTTACGCCGTCAGGGCGGAGGACACCTTCTGGGCGGACGAGGATAATCCGGTGGAGCTGAAGGTAGTAGGAGGGGCTTCCGCAGGTCACCCTTTCCTGGGAGAGGTCAGGAGGGGAGAAGCCGTGGAGGTAGCGACGGGTGCACCGATCCCCAGAGGAGCTAACGCCGTAGTGAGGGAGGAGTTTACCTCGAGGAGGGGTGATGGGATCATCGTTAGGAGGGCCGTCTCCCCAAGTGAGAACGTCCAGGGAGCTGGTTCAGATATCAGAATAGGAGAGACCCTCGTCTACAGAGGTACGGTGCTTTCACCCAGGGAGCTGGGGGTCCTAGCAGCCGCGGGGATCAGGGAGGTGAGTGTGTTAGCTAAGCCCAGGGTGGGGATATTCTCGACGGGCGATGAGATAGTGCAGCCTGGGGAGAGGTTGGAGTACGGGAAGATATACGATGTTAACTCATCAACGCTCTTCTCATCGGTGATAGAGGATGGTGGAGATCCTGTTTTCCTCGGGATACTACCTGATGATTACGAGTCGATTAAGAGGGCTTTGAGTGAGAGCCTAATTGAGAACGACCTCTTACTGATCTCGGGGAGCACTAGCGTCGGAGCGGGGGATGTCATGTACAGGGTACTGGAGGAACTCGGTCCTCCGGGAGTGCTCGTGCACGGCATAGCCATTCACCCAGGTAAGCCTACCGTTATCGCTGAGGCACGGGGAAAGCTCATAATAGGGCTCCCAGGATACCCGACGAGCTGCCTCACGGTGTACAGGGAAGTGGTATCTCCGTTGATCAGGAGGTGGAGCCGCAAGCCTTCAGGAGCTGAGGGGGAAGTGATAGCTAAGGCTGCTGAGAGGATCCACGGGGAGAGAGGGAGGAGGGACCTCATGCCGGTCCACGTGGTGAAGGATGAGGAGCTCCTCGTCTTCCCGGTCCCTACGGGTTCCGAAGCCATATCGACTCTCTCGAGAGCTGACGGTTACATCGTGATGGATGAGCTCAGGGAGATCGTTGAGGAAGGCGAGGAAGTTAGGGTGAAGCTATTCGTGGATAGGATAGCGGATCTATCTGTGATAGGGAGCCACTGCTTAGGATTGGAGGCTATTCTAGCTGAATTGAGGGATCGCGGCTCCTCAGTCAAATTCGTACCTGTAGGGTCCTATGGAGGATTCAGGGCCGTAGCTAGAGGTGAGGCCGATATCTCAGGAGTCCACGCACTGGATCCTGAGACGATGAAGTATAACGTGCCTTTCCTGAGGAGGTTCTCCTTGGAGGGCAAAGCTCTGTTATTGAGAGGATACGAGAGAGTTCAGGGCTTGATCGTCAAGAAGGGGAATCCGAAGGGGATTAGGGGGATAAGGGATCTCATCGAGAGGGATGATGTCATACTGATGAATAGGAACAGGGGTTCCGGAACCAGGATACTGCTCGATTACCTGTTGAGGAGGGAGGCTGAGAGCCTGGGAATGAGCTTTGAGGAGGTCACGAGTAACATCTTGGGTTACTGGAGCGAAGCGAAGTCCCATAACGCAGTCGCTGCAGCTGTGAAGAACGGAGTCGCTGACGTTGGGATCGGTATAGAGGTGGTAGCAAGGCTTTACGATCTAGATTTCATCCCTCTAGTGGAGGAGAACTACGATTTTCTCGTGAGAAGGGCCTCTCTAAGGAAAAAAGCCGTTGAGGATTTCTTAGAGGTGCTAAAGGACCCTGAGATCAGGAGGAGGATAAACTCGATAAGCGGACTCAGGGCTCATGAGGACATGGGCTCCCCACTCACTTGA
- the rpiA gene encoding ribose-5-phosphate isomerase RpiA, producing the protein MSDVEVEKRVAAREALELVRGVDLLGLGSGSTVAVFVEELAKSEHASRLSVIPSSRQIEGIARSFGLKVVYPDRERPEVTIDGADEVDRNLSLLKGGGGALLREKVLASNSEVYVVIVDHTKLVERLCSKRALPVEVLPYGVRWTIDNLRKELNCDAELRVSGGSPFVTDNGNFIVDLRCPPLEDPLSLEREIKRIPGVVEVGIFNDLADCVYAASGAEVRKLGRCYF; encoded by the coding sequence ATGTCCGATGTCGAGGTGGAGAAGAGGGTTGCAGCTAGAGAGGCCTTGGAGCTGGTAAGAGGGGTTGATCTCCTCGGATTAGGCTCAGGGTCCACTGTAGCGGTATTCGTTGAGGAACTAGCTAAATCGGAGCATGCTTCGAGACTCTCCGTGATTCCCTCCTCGAGGCAGATAGAGGGGATCGCAAGGAGCTTCGGCCTCAAAGTGGTGTATCCGGATAGGGAGAGGCCTGAGGTAACTATCGATGGGGCCGATGAGGTCGATAGGAACCTGAGCCTCCTGAAGGGAGGTGGTGGTGCTCTGCTCAGGGAAAAGGTGCTCGCGTCCAACAGCGAGGTTTACGTAGTGATCGTGGATCACACTAAGTTAGTCGAGAGGTTGTGCTCTAAAAGGGCCCTCCCCGTTGAGGTACTCCCATACGGGGTCCGTTGGACCATCGATAATCTGAGAAAAGAACTTAACTGTGACGCGGAGCTCAGGGTGAGCGGGGGCTCCCCCTTCGTGACGGACAACGGTAACTTCATAGTTGATCTGAGGTGTCCTCCTCTCGAAGACCCTCTATCCCTGGAGAGGGAGATCAAAAGGATACCTGGCGTCGTTGAGGTCGGTATATTCAATGATCTAGCTGATTGCGTTTACGCCGCGAGCGGTGCTGAGGTCAGGAAGCTGGGTAGATGTTATTTTTAA
- the hxlB gene encoding 6-phospho-3-hexuloisomerase produces MKALFRTMGEGKIFVVGAGRSGLVAKAFAMRLLHVGFQVYVVGETVTPSMKKGDLLIAVSGSGETKFPVTAAQVAKSVGAYVVAITSYPNSSLGKLADFVVRIGGRILPEEESRDYFTRQILGIHEPLTPLGTLFELSAMIYLDALIAEIVELMGKSEEDLARRHANIE; encoded by the coding sequence ATAAAAGCGCTCTTCAGGACGATGGGGGAGGGTAAGATCTTCGTTGTCGGAGCCGGTAGATCCGGTCTGGTAGCCAAGGCCTTCGCGATGAGATTGCTCCACGTAGGCTTCCAGGTTTACGTTGTAGGTGAGACTGTGACTCCCTCCATGAAGAAGGGGGACCTGCTCATAGCTGTAAGTGGGTCAGGCGAGACTAAATTCCCAGTTACCGCTGCTCAAGTCGCTAAGAGCGTTGGTGCTTACGTAGTAGCTATCACTAGTTACCCGAACTCCAGCCTTGGTAAGCTGGCGGACTTCGTAGTGAGGATAGGGGGTAGGATCCTACCTGAGGAGGAGAGCAGGGACTACTTCACTAGGCAGATCCTGGGGATACACGAGCCCCTCACTCCCCTAGGAACCCTCTTCGAGCTCAGCGCTATGATCTACTTAGATGCCCTTATAGCTGAGATAGTCGAACTGATGGGGAAGAGTGAGGAGGACCTTGCGAGGAGGCACGCGAACATCGAGTAA
- a CDS encoding metal-dependent transcriptional regulator has product MRSRITPGLQEYLTAIYKLQKGNNRAVRAKELAEELGVTLPSVTDALRKLSEAGLINYRRYNEVSLTDAGEKSALLILDKETIFYDFLRNILGIEEELAKEEACWIEHGVSWESAERLRLFIEFLRENIGNINLRFRKFIEERGYK; this is encoded by the coding sequence ATGAGGAGTAGAATAACGCCGGGGTTACAGGAGTACCTCACAGCTATATATAAGCTTCAGAAGGGCAATAATAGAGCGGTTAGAGCGAAGGAACTTGCCGAGGAGCTGGGTGTCACCCTGCCCAGTGTGACAGATGCCTTGAGGAAGCTATCGGAAGCGGGGCTCATCAACTACAGGAGGTACAATGAGGTGAGCCTTACTGACGCAGGGGAGAAGTCCGCGTTGTTGATTCTAGATAAGGAGACCATCTTCTACGATTTCCTGAGGAACATATTAGGCATAGAGGAGGAGTTAGCTAAGGAGGAGGCTTGTTGGATAGAACACGGAGTTAGTTGGGAGAGCGCTGAGAGATTGAGGCTATTTATTGAGTTCCTTAGGGAAAATATTGGAAATATAAATCTAAGATTTAGAAAATTCATTGAGGAAAGAGGGTACAAGTAA
- a CDS encoding multiprotein bridging factor aMBF1, with protein sequence MSGEVYVCELCGGTFHGRPVIVDLDGYKASLCGKCAKKIKKGKKADERVPETQIKEVPQAKQKRRLPKEVSIPRRERKEAEVELVEDYGRKVREARESLGLSIEQVAASLNIKASLLRNIESERVVPSYELARNIEKLLEVSIIQRNPERMQVVSSASQQVTYRSITLGEIVEVKDKRRKRENAD encoded by the coding sequence TTGTCAGGGGAAGTCTATGTATGCGAGCTCTGCGGGGGGACCTTCCATGGTAGGCCAGTGATAGTTGATCTAGACGGTTACAAAGCGTCCTTATGCGGTAAGTGTGCGAAGAAGATAAAGAAAGGTAAGAAAGCGGATGAGAGGGTACCGGAGACTCAAATAAAGGAAGTCCCCCAGGCTAAGCAAAAGAGGAGACTTCCTAAGGAGGTCAGTATCCCGAGAAGGGAGAGGAAGGAAGCGGAGGTAGAGCTGGTGGAAGATTATGGTAGGAAGGTAAGGGAGGCTAGGGAATCCTTAGGATTATCCATAGAGCAGGTAGCCGCGAGTCTCAACATAAAAGCATCTCTCCTCAGGAACATAGAGTCCGAGAGGGTAGTCCCAAGCTACGAACTGGCTAGGAACATAGAGAAGCTTCTAGAGGTCTCGATAATACAGAGGAACCCTGAGAGGATGCAGGTAGTTAGCTCAGCGTCGCAGCAAGTAACTTACAGGAGCATCACGTTGGGGGAGATCGTGGAGGTCAAGGATAAGAGGAGGAAGAGGGAGAATGCCGACTAA
- a CDS encoding radical SAM protein, giving the protein MPFEEGGFYDKDPRSFELRVALVYPGPYEVAVSSLGHQMLYFSINSMEGVMAERFVTDLRGSVESGRPIGEFDVIVATLHFEGQYQVLLRMIEGIRKPILVGGPAVSFNPLPMSPLVKAVGLGDSEGLLEEALMMIKEDHRDPPHPSLFSYECRNKVRFNRTFKLKPLLNQLRLIENGLIVNKFLLEISRGCNWGCRFCGIGWHWRPRVDLQMSQILEALDSAQEQGFSEVFIIGSDAASLRVLKDALGEITSRGLRASVPSLRADQVDAETLSLLREVGERMVTLAPETGSERIKEIVNKRIDNDEVLRAVEEARNLGFKHVKLYFMIGLPFESESDVVESAELARRVNHVLRTKVSLSVFVPKAGTPFERAPLLREEEFRRRVSIFRKNFGGDLNISHYGRAFIQALLSLGGFEIGELLRRSFNKPFNRRVYETLARELGMDVDKLVYGDRETPWWDYIDDGIRRRLLSEEFERARLAGLGHDHS; this is encoded by the coding sequence ATGCCCTTTGAGGAGGGCGGATTTTACGATAAGGATCCTAGGTCCTTTGAGCTCAGAGTTGCTCTAGTCTATCCGGGACCCTATGAAGTTGCGGTGAGCTCTCTTGGCCACCAGATGCTTTATTTCTCAATTAACTCGATGGAAGGTGTAATGGCGGAGAGATTCGTAACGGATCTCAGGGGTTCTGTCGAGAGCGGAAGGCCCATAGGAGAGTTCGATGTTATCGTAGCTACGTTGCACTTTGAAGGTCAGTATCAAGTTCTCCTGAGGATGATCGAGGGTATAAGGAAGCCCATCCTTGTTGGAGGGCCTGCTGTGAGTTTTAATCCACTTCCAATGAGTCCTCTAGTGAAAGCGGTCGGTTTAGGGGATAGTGAGGGTCTGTTAGAGGAGGCCTTGATGATGATCAAGGAGGACCATAGGGATCCCCCACATCCCTCCCTCTTCTCTTACGAATGTAGGAACAAGGTAAGGTTTAATAGGACATTTAAGCTCAAACCTCTCCTCAACCAATTAAGATTAATTGAAAACGGTCTCATCGTTAATAAATTCCTTCTAGAAATCTCCAGAGGATGCAACTGGGGGTGTAGGTTCTGCGGGATCGGGTGGCACTGGAGACCGCGTGTAGACCTCCAGATGAGTCAGATATTAGAGGCTCTAGACTCAGCTCAAGAGCAGGGTTTCAGCGAGGTCTTCATCATAGGATCTGATGCTGCCTCCCTCAGAGTTCTGAAGGATGCTCTAGGGGAAATAACAAGTAGAGGGCTTAGAGCAAGCGTACCTTCGCTCAGAGCAGATCAAGTTGATGCCGAAACGCTCAGTCTCCTGAGGGAAGTCGGGGAGAGAATGGTGACCCTAGCACCTGAGACGGGGAGCGAGAGGATAAAGGAAATCGTGAACAAGAGGATAGACAATGATGAGGTACTGAGAGCTGTAGAGGAGGCGAGAAATCTCGGTTTCAAACACGTGAAGCTTTACTTCATGATAGGCCTTCCCTTCGAAAGCGAGAGCGATGTGGTGGAATCGGCAGAGCTAGCGAGAAGGGTCAATCATGTACTGAGGACTAAGGTCTCACTCAGCGTGTTCGTCCCCAAGGCCGGGACTCCGTTTGAGAGAGCTCCTCTGCTGAGGGAGGAGGAATTCCGAAGGAGGGTCTCCATATTCAGGAAGAACTTCGGTGGGGATCTCAACATCTCGCATTACGGGAGAGCTTTCATCCAGGCTCTCCTATCCCTAGGTGGATTCGAAATAGGGGAGCTGCTTAGGAGATCTTTCAATAAGCCCTTCAATAGGAGGGTTTACGAGACTCTAGCTAGGGAGCTCGGGATGGACGTCGATAAGCTAGTTTACGGTGATAGGGAGACCCCTTGGTGGGACTACATCGATGACGGTATCCGGAGGCGTCTGCTCTCTGAGGAGTTCGAGAGAGCTAGGCTAGCGGGCTTAGGTCACGATCATTCATAA